In a single window of the Flavivirga spongiicola genome:
- the rpoC gene encoding DNA-directed RNA polymerase subunit beta' — translation MARKQDKNTVKRFNKISIGLASPESILAESRGEVLKPETINYRTHKPERDGLFCERIFGPVKDYECACGKYKRIRYKGIVCDRCGVEVTEKKVRRDRVGHINLVVPVAHIWYFRSLPNKIGYLLGLPSKKLDMIIYYERYVVIQPGNAKNEEGEPLQKMDFLTEEEYLNILEELPQDNQYLDDTDPNKFLAKMGAECLIELLARIDLESLSYELRHKANTETSKQRKTEALKRLQVVESLRESNLNRENRPEWMIMKVIPIIPPELRPLVPLDGGRFATSDLNDLYRRVIIRNNRLKRLVEIKAPEVILRNEKRMLQESVDSLFDNTRKSSAVKTDSNRPLKSLSDSLKGKQGRFRQNLLGKRVDYSARSVIVVGPELKLFECGLPKNMAAELYKPFVIRKLIERGIVKTVKSAKKIIDKREPVVWDILENVLKGHPVLLNRAPTLHRLGIQAFQPKLIEGKAIQLHPLVCTAFNADFDGDQMAVHLPLGPEAILECQLLMLASHNILNPANGSPVTVPSQDMVLGLYYMTKLRKSTPELPIKGEGLTFYSSEEVVIAFNEKQVDLNAGIKVRTIDINEDGKLAPAIVETTVGRVLFNQHVPQAAGYINEVLTKKSLRDIIGSILKFTSVPETADFLDAIRTLGFKFAFQGGLSFSLGDIIIPPEKQGMIDKANGLVDGIMGNYNMGLITNNERYNQVIDIWTSTNAELTELSMKRIREDQQGFNSVFMMLDSGARGSKEQIRQLTGMRGLMAKPKKSNAGGGEIIENPILSNFKEGLSILEYFISTHGARKGLADTALKTADAGYLTRRLVDVSQDVIINTEDCGTLRGVEVAPLKKNDEVVETLEERIVGRVSLNDVYNPLTEELLVASGQLIEDDIAKAVEASPIDSVEVRSALTCEALQGICAKCYGRNLATGKMVQRGEAVGVVAAQSIGEPGTQLTLRTFHVGGIAGNISEDNKLAVKFDGVAEIEDLKTVKGEDGEGNVVDIVISRTSELKLTDKKTGIVLSTNNIPYGSNIYVKNGDNLSKGDVVCSWDPYNGVIISEFAGKVKYENIEQGITYQVEIDEQTGFQEKVISESRNKKLIPTLHIEDAKGETIRSYNLPVGAHLMIDDGDKIKVGKILVKIPRKSAKAGDITGGLPRVTELFEARNPSNPAVVSEIDGVVSFGKIKRGNREIIVESKLGEIKKYLVKLSNQILVQENDYVKAGMPLSDGSITPNDILNIKGPSAVQQYLVNEVQEVYRLQGVKINDKHFEVVVRQMMRKVRIIDSGDTIFLEDQLAHKADFIKENDDIFGMKVIEEAGDSTNLKAGQIISPRELRDENSILRREDKQLVVARDAKPATATPILQGITRASLQTKSFISAASFQETTKVLNEAAVAGKVDSLEGLKENVIVGHRIPAGTGMRSYTDIIVGSKEEFDEMMQVKQELNYN, via the coding sequence ATGGCAAGAAAACAAGATAAGAATACAGTAAAGAGGTTTAATAAAATCTCAATTGGTTTAGCATCACCAGAGTCTATTTTAGCAGAATCTAGAGGTGAAGTCTTAAAACCAGAAACTATCAATTATCGAACTCACAAACCAGAACGAGATGGTTTGTTCTGTGAGCGTATTTTTGGTCCTGTAAAGGATTACGAATGTGCTTGTGGTAAATATAAAAGAATTCGCTACAAAGGAATCGTATGTGATCGTTGTGGTGTAGAAGTAACAGAAAAGAAAGTACGTCGTGATCGTGTAGGACACATTAATTTAGTGGTACCTGTGGCTCATATCTGGTATTTCCGTTCGTTACCAAACAAAATAGGTTATTTATTAGGTTTACCATCTAAGAAATTAGATATGATTATTTACTACGAGCGCTATGTAGTAATACAGCCTGGAAATGCCAAAAATGAGGAAGGTGAACCATTACAAAAAATGGACTTCTTAACAGAAGAAGAATATTTAAATATCCTTGAAGAACTACCTCAAGACAATCAGTATTTAGACGATACAGATCCTAATAAATTTCTTGCGAAAATGGGAGCTGAATGTCTTATTGAATTGTTAGCTAGAATTGATTTAGAGAGTTTATCATACGAATTACGTCATAAAGCAAATACAGAAACGTCTAAACAACGTAAAACAGAAGCTTTAAAACGTTTACAAGTAGTAGAGTCTTTACGTGAATCTAATCTAAACAGAGAAAACCGTCCAGAATGGATGATTATGAAAGTGATTCCAATCATTCCACCAGAATTGCGTCCACTAGTACCACTAGATGGAGGTCGTTTTGCTACGTCTGATTTAAATGATTTATACCGTCGTGTTATTATCCGTAATAACCGTCTAAAAAGATTAGTTGAAATTAAAGCGCCAGAAGTTATTTTACGTAACGAAAAACGTATGCTTCAGGAATCTGTAGATTCATTGTTTGATAACACACGTAAATCGTCAGCTGTTAAAACAGATTCTAACAGACCGTTAAAATCATTATCGGATTCATTAAAAGGTAAGCAAGGGCGTTTCCGTCAAAACTTACTTGGAAAACGTGTTGATTATTCTGCACGTTCAGTTATTGTTGTTGGACCAGAATTGAAATTGTTCGAATGTGGTTTACCAAAAAATATGGCTGCAGAGCTTTACAAGCCTTTCGTCATTAGAAAATTAATTGAAAGAGGTATTGTTAAGACGGTAAAATCGGCTAAGAAAATTATTGATAAAAGAGAGCCTGTGGTTTGGGATATCTTGGAGAACGTTCTTAAAGGACATCCAGTATTACTTAACCGTGCGCCTACTTTGCATAGATTGGGTATCCAAGCTTTTCAACCCAAGCTAATTGAAGGTAAAGCCATCCAATTACACCCGTTAGTATGTACAGCATTTAATGCGGATTTTGATGGTGATCAAATGGCAGTACATTTACCATTAGGGCCAGAAGCTATTTTAGAATGTCAATTATTAATGTTGGCGTCTCATAATATTTTAAATCCAGCTAATGGATCTCCGGTAACGGTACCTTCTCAAGATATGGTACTTGGTTTATACTATATGACCAAGTTACGTAAGTCTACTCCAGAATTACCAATTAAAGGAGAAGGTTTAACATTCTATTCTTCAGAAGAAGTTGTTATAGCTTTTAATGAGAAGCAAGTAGATTTAAATGCGGGTATTAAAGTAAGAACCATTGATATTAATGAAGATGGTAAGCTTGCACCTGCAATTGTAGAAACTACTGTTGGTCGTGTATTATTTAACCAACATGTACCACAAGCAGCAGGTTATATTAATGAAGTACTTACTAAAAAATCATTAAGAGATATTATCGGAAGCATTTTGAAGTTTACTTCGGTTCCTGAAACGGCAGATTTTTTAGATGCTATTAGAACATTAGGATTCAAATTTGCATTCCAAGGTGGTTTATCATTTAGTTTAGGTGATATTATTATTCCGCCAGAAAAACAAGGAATGATCGATAAAGCCAATGGTTTAGTTGATGGTATTATGGGTAACTATAATATGGGACTTATAACTAACAACGAACGTTATAATCAGGTTATTGATATCTGGACATCTACAAATGCTGAATTGACTGAGTTGTCAATGAAACGTATTCGTGAAGATCAGCAAGGATTTAACTCTGTGTTTATGATGCTTGATTCTGGAGCTCGTGGATCTAAAGAACAGATTCGTCAGCTTACAGGTATGCGTGGATTAATGGCAAAACCTAAAAAATCTAATGCAGGTGGAGGAGAGATTATTGAAAATCCAATTCTTTCTAACTTTAAAGAAGGACTTTCAATTTTAGAATACTTTATCTCTACACACGGTGCACGTAAAGGTCTTGCGGATACGGCCCTTAAAACGGCAGATGCTGGTTACTTAACACGTCGTTTAGTTGATGTATCTCAAGATGTTATTATTAATACAGAAGATTGTGGTACGTTAAGAGGTGTAGAAGTTGCACCATTAAAGAAAAACGATGAAGTTGTAGAAACACTTGAAGAAAGAATCGTTGGACGTGTTTCTTTAAATGATGTTTATAATCCTTTAACAGAAGAATTGTTAGTGGCATCTGGTCAGTTAATAGAAGATGATATTGCGAAGGCAGTAGAAGCTTCTCCAATTGATAGTGTTGAAGTGCGTTCTGCTTTAACATGTGAAGCTCTACAAGGAATTTGTGCTAAATGTTACGGTCGTAATTTAGCGACAGGTAAGATGGTACAAAGAGGTGAAGCCGTTGGTGTTGTTGCAGCACAGTCTATTGGAGAACCAGGAACGCAGTTAACACTTCGTACATTCCACGTAGGAGGTATTGCTGGTAACATTTCTGAAGACAATAAATTAGCTGTTAAATTTGATGGTGTTGCCGAAATTGAAGATTTAAAAACAGTTAAAGGTGAAGATGGTGAAGGAAATGTGGTTGATATTGTGATTTCCAGAACGTCTGAACTTAAACTTACAGATAAGAAAACTGGAATCGTTTTAAGTACAAACAATATTCCTTATGGTTCTAACATATATGTTAAAAATGGTGATAATTTAAGCAAGGGAGATGTCGTTTGTTCTTGGGATCCATATAATGGTGTTATTATTTCAGAATTTGCTGGTAAAGTAAAATATGAAAATATAGAACAGGGTATTACTTATCAAGTTGAGATTGATGAACAAACTGGTTTCCAGGAAAAGGTAATTTCTGAATCTAGAAATAAGAAATTGATTCCAACACTTCATATTGAAGATGCTAAAGGAGAAACAATACGTTCTTATAATTTACCAGTTGGAGCTCACCTAATGATTGACGATGGAGATAAAATTAAAGTTGGAAAGATTTTAGTTAAAATACCTCGTAAATCAGCTAAGGCAGGTGATATTACTGGAGGTTTACCTCGTGTAACTGAGTTATTCGAAGCGCGTAATCCTTCAAACCCAGCTGTAGTAAGTGAAATTGATGGTGTCGTTTCTTTTGGTAAGATAAAAAGAGGTAATCGTGAGATTATTGTAGAATCTAAATTAGGAGAAATTAAAAAGTATCTTGTTAAATTATCGAATCAAATTCTTGTTCAAGAAAATGATTATGTAAAAGCAGGTATGCCACTTTCTGATGGTTCTATTACGCCAAACGATATCCTAAATATAAAAGGCCCATCTGCGGTTCAACAATATTTAGTAAATGAAGTACAAGAAGTATATCGTTTACAAGGTGTGAAGATTAACGATAAGCACTTTGAAGTGGTTGTAAGACAAATGATGCGTAAAGTTCGCATTATCGATTCTGGTGATACTATCTTCTTAGAGGATCAATTAGCTCATAAAGCTGATTTTATTAAAGAAAATGATGATATTTTTGGAATGAAAGTGATAGAAGAAGCTGGAGATTCAACTAACCTTAAGGCAGGACAAATTATCTCACCTCGTGAATTAAGAGATGAAAATTCTATTTTACGTAGAGAAGATAAACAACTTGTTGTGGCAAGAGATGCTAAACCAGCAACTGCTACGCCAATATTGCAAGGTATAACAAGAGCTTCACTTCAAACTAAATCATTTATTTCTGCAGCATCGTTCCAGGAAACAACGAAGGTTCTTAATGAAGCAGCTGTTGCCGGTAAAGTAGATAGTTTAGAAGGATTGAAAGAAAATGTAATTGTTGGTCATAGAATTCCAGCAGGTACAGGTATGCGAAGTTATACAGATATCATTGTTGGCTCTAAAGAAGAGTTTGATGAAATGATGCAGGTAAAACAAGAGTTAAATTATAATTAA
- a CDS encoding glycoside hydrolase family 88 protein, with product MRNLYSILFLFMMLCSSCTENSSFSDIREAMVVKANDQYNYLYNTTNSQIGNKNRFPRTIDNRKIRLVHNYDWTSGFYPGSLWYLHALTGDSKWEKRALQYTKKLDTIQYWKGNHDVGFIIECSYGNALKVAPSEDFNKVIVQTAKSLSSRFHIGAGIIQSWDSNKKWDCPVIIDNMMNLELLFHASKISGDSKYYDIAISHANNTIKNHYRDDFSSYHVLDYNKQTGEIEARNTAQGYADESAWARGQAWGFYGFMVCYRETKDEKYLEQAIKIANFIKNHPQLPKDKIPYWDYDAPKTKDTPRDASAAAITASALYELSTFVKEDREMYLDFADTIMSSLSSSDYFAEKETNKGFLLKHSVGSIPHGVEIDVPLNYADYYYLEALYRSKTLN from the coding sequence ATGAGAAATCTTTATTCAATTCTATTTCTTTTCATGATGCTTTGTAGTAGCTGTACAGAGAACTCTTCCTTTTCAGATATAAGAGAGGCTATGGTTGTAAAAGCAAACGACCAATATAATTATTTATATAATACAACAAATTCGCAAATAGGTAATAAGAACAGGTTTCCAAGAACGATTGACAACAGGAAAATTAGATTGGTTCATAATTATGATTGGACTAGTGGGTTTTATCCAGGGTCTTTGTGGTATTTACATGCACTTACAGGTGATTCTAAATGGGAAAAAAGAGCATTGCAATACACAAAAAAATTAGATACGATTCAATATTGGAAAGGAAATCATGATGTGGGATTTATAATAGAATGCAGTTATGGAAATGCCTTGAAAGTAGCACCGTCTGAAGATTTTAATAAAGTAATAGTACAAACAGCTAAATCGCTATCTTCCCGTTTCCATATAGGAGCAGGGATTATCCAGTCTTGGGATTCTAATAAAAAATGGGATTGTCCTGTGATTATAGATAATATGATGAATTTAGAATTACTTTTTCATGCAAGTAAGATTAGTGGAGATTCAAAATATTATGATATTGCCATATCACATGCAAATAATACAATAAAAAATCATTATAGAGATGACTTTAGTTCGTATCACGTATTAGATTACAATAAACAAACAGGGGAGATTGAAGCCCGAAATACAGCGCAAGGCTATGCAGATGAATCGGCATGGGCAAGAGGACAAGCATGGGGATTTTATGGTTTTATGGTATGTTACAGAGAAACAAAGGATGAAAAATACCTTGAGCAAGCCATTAAAATAGCTAATTTTATAAAAAACCATCCTCAACTTCCTAAAGATAAGATCCCTTATTGGGATTATGATGCACCAAAAACAAAGGACACACCTAGGGATGCTTCTGCAGCAGCAATTACAGCTTCTGCTTTATATGAGCTAAGCACTTTTGTGAAAGAAGACAGAGAAATGTATTTAGATTTTGCTGATACAATTATGAGTAGTTTGAGCTCTTCTGATTATTTTGCCGAAAAGGAAACAAATAAAGGATTTTTACTTAAGCACTCTGTAGGGAGCATACCGCATGGAGTAGAAATTGATGTCCCCTTAAACTATGCAGATTATTATTATTTGGAAGCATTATATAGAAGTAAAACTTTAAATTAA
- a CDS encoding SusD/RagB family nutrient-binding outer membrane lipoprotein: MKNILKKTFVIVALLFFVFGCGVDMEELNTNPDGITSATPNVLATKLILDITRDDIGRTKGFMQPFMHDKYIAWSEFAQDLQYNNIGRTDFSELTRLIEAKKMVEGLEGFPEGTANSYKALAHFIRAYNYFKLTMKVGDVPYNEALKGEDEGLFTPVYDTQKTVIMGVLDELDMADQLFSNGASFDGDMIYGGDPVKWRKMVNSFQLKVLINLHKKTGDTDVRVVERFNQIVTSRPIFSSNADNFSLVYKNAAGQYYPFNEEGNPHSIYPMVSSELTDRLKNLGDYRLFYYAAPSSVQIGNGYTESDYEAYVGVNPAMEYGQTLDIFSSNDFSAINDRYLELPQGEPVYLLSYAQVQFILAEAAVRGWISNTAETNYENGIKASMSLVAENTPDNATYHHGRIMDATYIDNYYSTTPLVQLGGTTEEQIEQIITQKFLSGYLQSPNTAFFDNRRTGYPDFEVNPVTNLNIPSDKFPVRWMYPTSELESNTANVLAAISSQYSGNDDTNGVMWILQ, encoded by the coding sequence ATGAAAAATATTCTAAAAAAAACATTCGTTATAGTTGCATTACTCTTTTTCGTATTTGGGTGTGGTGTAGATATGGAAGAACTGAATACGAACCCAGATGGTATTACATCTGCTACGCCTAATGTATTGGCTACAAAACTAATTTTGGACATTACAAGAGATGATATAGGCAGAACGAAAGGATTTATGCAGCCTTTTATGCATGATAAATATATTGCTTGGTCAGAGTTTGCCCAAGACTTGCAATATAATAACATTGGTCGAACAGATTTTAGCGAATTAACAAGGCTTATTGAAGCAAAAAAGATGGTGGAAGGGTTAGAGGGGTTTCCTGAAGGCACTGCAAATTCATATAAGGCACTGGCGCATTTTATAAGGGCATACAATTATTTTAAGCTTACTATGAAAGTAGGTGATGTTCCATATAATGAGGCATTAAAAGGAGAAGATGAAGGGCTCTTTACTCCTGTATATGATACGCAAAAAACGGTAATTATGGGTGTTTTAGATGAGCTCGATATGGCAGATCAATTATTTAGCAACGGTGCATCATTTGATGGCGATATGATTTATGGTGGCGATCCTGTTAAGTGGCGAAAAATGGTTAATTCTTTTCAGTTAAAAGTGTTAATTAATTTACATAAAAAAACAGGAGATACAGATGTAAGAGTTGTAGAGAGGTTTAACCAAATAGTTACTAGCCGTCCAATTTTTTCATCAAATGCAGATAATTTTAGTTTGGTATACAAAAATGCCGCAGGTCAATATTATCCATTTAATGAAGAAGGAAACCCCCATAGTATTTACCCTATGGTGTCTTCTGAATTGACCGATAGGTTAAAAAATTTAGGTGATTACCGGTTGTTTTATTATGCGGCTCCCTCTTCTGTACAGATAGGCAATGGTTATACAGAATCGGATTATGAAGCTTATGTAGGTGTAAATCCTGCGATGGAATACGGCCAAACTTTAGATATTTTTTCGTCCAATGATTTTTCTGCTATTAATGATCGTTACCTTGAATTACCTCAGGGTGAGCCAGTTTATTTGTTAAGCTATGCTCAAGTACAGTTTATCCTTGCTGAAGCAGCTGTTCGTGGATGGATTTCCAATACTGCTGAAACTAACTATGAAAACGGGATTAAAGCATCTATGTCGTTGGTGGCAGAAAATACTCCAGACAATGCGACTTATCACCATGGAAGAATAATGGATGCAACTTATATAGATAACTATTACTCAACCACCCCTCTAGTTCAACTGGGAGGAACTACTGAAGAGCAGATAGAACAAATTATTACTCAGAAATTTTTGAGTGGCTATCTACAATCTCCAAATACTGCGTTTTTTGATAATAGACGTACGGGGTACCCAGATTTTGAAGTTAATCCAGTTACCAATTTAAATATTCCGTCCGATAAGTTTCCGGTACGTTGGATGTATCCAACATCAGAATTAGAAAGTAATACGGCCAATGTTCTTGCAGCTATTAGTAGTCAATATAGTGGTAATGACGACACTAATGGCGTTATGTGGATATTGCAATAA
- a CDS encoding right-handed parallel beta-helix repeat-containing protein has translation MKNSKGFLLIILSSFFTIFSCDSNSEELQNELINNDEPRIPPSGPPPGTTYTITNGMTFSQLNTVLASASSGDIVEVEAGTYTISGRLNFRDGVSIKKKTSTTPIFDAQTTSPSEIFEQYIAVNNDNIDIFGIQFRNVRLKFVNANNTKFRYCIFDYGKRKSSTDKSYTSDAYIQLNNCTNIQVRGCVFKRRSGKSGRGIYTSGSTNTSITNNTFGNGGNTGYFVTAINDNSDGTTISGNTIERKASWVSTSETDHGIYAHSFDGLNITDNTISGWPTNASGGAIKARNGQNLTISNNTLSTSGILLYVYSNTPAHPFLKNVVIEGNTINVSSSANDIYHGIGYWRNTPSSSFSEYSIRIANNSLPNGRIKIGTPVVASNFNANNGGVFNNDKGAMTLPSGINNSGNY, from the coding sequence ATGAAAAATTCCAAAGGGTTTTTACTAATTATTTTATCTAGTTTTTTTACAATTTTTTCATGCGATTCTAATTCTGAAGAATTACAAAATGAATTAATTAATAATGATGAACCACGGATACCACCATCAGGACCACCACCAGGAACTACTTACACTATTACTAACGGCATGACGTTTTCACAATTAAATACTGTACTAGCATCAGCAAGTAGTGGAGATATAGTTGAAGTTGAAGCTGGTACTTATACTATTAGTGGAAGATTAAATTTTAGAGATGGTGTTTCTATTAAGAAGAAGACTTCAACAACACCTATTTTTGATGCTCAAACCACTTCGCCTTCTGAAATATTCGAGCAGTATATAGCAGTAAATAATGACAATATTGATATATTTGGTATACAGTTTCGTAATGTTAGATTAAAGTTTGTAAATGCTAATAACACCAAATTTCGTTATTGCATATTCGATTATGGTAAACGTAAATCAAGTACTGATAAAAGCTATACAAGTGATGCTTATATTCAGTTAAATAACTGTACAAATATACAAGTTCGAGGTTGTGTTTTTAAAAGGCGAAGCGGAAAAAGTGGGCGAGGTATTTATACTTCGGGAAGTACAAATACTAGCATTACTAACAATACATTTGGTAATGGTGGTAATACAGGGTATTTTGTAACAGCTATTAATGATAACAGTGACGGAACTACAATAAGTGGAAATACTATAGAAAGAAAAGCATCGTGGGTAAGCACTAGCGAAACAGATCATGGTATTTATGCGCATAGCTTTGATGGATTAAATATAACAGATAATACCATATCTGGGTGGCCAACAAATGCTTCAGGAGGAGCAATAAAAGCTAGAAATGGACAGAACCTTACAATTTCAAATAATACACTAAGCACATCTGGTATATTATTATATGTATATAGCAATACGCCTGCTCACCCATTTTTAAAAAATGTAGTTATTGAAGGAAATACCATTAATGTATCCAGTTCAGCTAATGATATATATCATGGTATTGGGTATTGGAGAAACACACCAAGTTCTAGCTTTTCAGAATACTCAATAAGAATCGCTAATAACAGCCTCCCTAATGGAAGAATTAAAATAGGAACACCAGTAGTGGCTTCTAATTTTAATGCAAATAATGGCGGTGTGTTTAATAATGACAAGGGCGCTATGACTTTACCATCAGGAATAAATAACTCAGGAAACTACTAA
- a CDS encoding DUF3467 domain-containing protein — protein MANEKDNQKQGQINIELDEKVAEGTYSNLAIINHSVSEFVVDFVNIMPGIPKSKVKSRIILTPQHAKRLLKALGENVARFENAHGEIKDYEQPPIPLNFGPTGQA, from the coding sequence ATGGCAAACGAAAAAGATAATCAAAAGCAAGGTCAAATAAACATTGAATTGGATGAAAAAGTAGCAGAAGGAACCTATTCTAACTTGGCTATTATTAATCATTCAGTTTCAGAGTTTGTTGTAGATTTTGTGAATATTATGCCTGGTATTCCAAAGAGTAAAGTGAAATCTAGGATAATATTAACGCCACAACATGCTAAACGCTTGTTAAAAGCTTTAGGTGAAAATGTAGCTAGGTTTGAAAATGCTCACGGTGAAATTAAAGATTACGAGCAACCACCGATACCTTTAAATTTCGGGCCAACAGGTCAAGCATAA
- a CDS encoding peptide chain release factor 3 — protein MSFLEEIQRRRTFGIISHPDAGKTTLTEKLLLFGGAIQEAGAVKSNKIKKGATSDFMEIERQRGISVATSVLAFEYNGIKINILDTPGHKDFAEDTFRTLTAVDSVIVVIDVAKGVEEQTEKLVEVCRMRNIPMIVFINKMDREGKDAFDLLDEIEQKLGLKVAPLSFPIGMGYDFKGIYNIWEKNINLFSGDSRKDIEETIEIKDLASSELDTLIGDNAAQTLRDEIELVEGIYPEFKKEDYLNGHLQPVFFGSALNNFGVRELLDCFVDIAPKPRAKQSEERLVKPDEDKFSGFVFKIHANMDPNHRNRLAFIKIVSGEFKRNTPYLHVRNNKKLKFSSPNAFFAEKKEIVDISFPGDIVGLQDTGSFKIGDTLTEGEILNYKGVPSFSPEHFRYINNADPLKSKQLFKGIDQLMDEGVAQLFTLELNGRKVIGTVGALQYEVIQYRLEHEYGAKCSYENLNVHKACWVDPEDSKSEEYKEFVRVKQRFLAKDKQNQLVFLADSSFSLQMTQQKYPSITFHFTSEFN, from the coding sequence ATGAGTTTTTTAGAGGAAATACAACGCAGACGTACCTTTGGTATCATTTCACACCCAGATGCTGGTAAGACTACTTTAACTGAAAAGTTATTACTTTTTGGTGGTGCAATTCAGGAAGCTGGTGCTGTAAAAAGTAACAAAATAAAGAAAGGTGCAACCAGTGATTTTATGGAAATAGAACGCCAACGTGGTATATCTGTGGCTACTTCTGTTTTAGCTTTTGAATATAATGGTATTAAGATTAATATTCTTGATACTCCTGGACACAAAGATTTTGCTGAAGATACTTTTAGAACGCTTACTGCAGTTGATAGTGTTATTGTAGTAATTGATGTCGCAAAAGGTGTAGAAGAGCAAACTGAAAAACTAGTTGAAGTTTGTAGAATGCGAAACATTCCAATGATTGTTTTCATTAATAAAATGGATAGAGAGGGTAAAGATGCTTTCGATCTTCTAGATGAAATTGAACAAAAATTAGGGTTAAAAGTGGCGCCTTTAAGTTTTCCTATTGGTATGGGTTACGATTTTAAAGGTATTTATAATATTTGGGAAAAGAATATTAATTTATTTAGTGGTGATAGCAGAAAAGATATTGAAGAAACTATCGAGATTAAAGATTTAGCCTCTTCAGAGTTAGATACACTAATTGGTGACAATGCTGCTCAAACTTTAAGAGATGAAATTGAGCTTGTTGAAGGCATATATCCTGAATTTAAAAAAGAGGATTACCTTAATGGCCATTTACAACCTGTATTTTTTGGTTCTGCTTTAAATAATTTTGGGGTTAGAGAATTATTAGATTGTTTTGTTGACATTGCTCCAAAACCAAGAGCTAAGCAAAGCGAAGAACGTTTAGTAAAACCTGATGAAGATAAATTCTCTGGATTTGTCTTTAAAATACACGCAAATATGGATCCTAATCACAGAAATCGATTAGCATTCATAAAAATTGTTTCTGGTGAATTTAAACGAAATACACCGTATTTACATGTAAGAAATAATAAAAAATTAAAGTTCTCTAGTCCAAATGCCTTTTTTGCAGAAAAGAAAGAAATTGTAGATATATCGTTTCCTGGTGATATAGTCGGTCTACAAGACACAGGCAGTTTTAAAATTGGAGATACATTAACCGAAGGAGAAATACTTAATTATAAAGGAGTGCCTAGTTTTTCTCCTGAGCATTTTAGATATATTAATAACGCAGATCCTTTAAAATCTAAGCAGCTTTTTAAAGGTATAGACCAGTTAATGGATGAAGGTGTTGCTCAGCTATTTACGCTAGAGCTTAATGGTAGAAAAGTAATTGGAACTGTTGGTGCACTACAATACGAAGTTATTCAATATAGATTAGAGCACGAATATGGAGCAAAATGTTCTTACGAAAATTTAAATGTTCACAAGGCGTGTTGGGTAGACCCGGAAGATTCTAAAAGTGAAGAATACAAAGAATTCGTTAGAGTGAAACAACGCTTTCTAGCCAAAGACAAACAAAATCAATTAGTATTTTTAGCAGATTCTTCTTTTTCATTACAGATGACACAGCAAAAATATCCTAGTATAACGTTTCATTTTACCTCAGAATTCAACTAA
- a CDS encoding (4Fe-4S)-binding protein, producing the protein MKTKDNVFSNSDITVTFNPCACIHSDHCAKELSSVFQDSVIPWIDLEGSSDKKIIQQVKKCPSGALQFHYNKEDREVA; encoded by the coding sequence ATGAAAACCAAAGACAATGTTTTCAGTAATTCAGATATTACTGTAACTTTTAACCCCTGTGCTTGCATACATTCTGATCATTGTGCAAAAGAACTTTCAAGTGTATTTCAAGATTCTGTCATTCCCTGGATTGACCTTGAAGGTTCCTCTGACAAAAAAATAATACAACAAGTAAAAAAATGTCCATCTGGAGCCTTACAGTTTCATTACAATAAAGAGGATAGAGAGGTTGCATAG
- a CDS encoding alkaline phosphatase family protein: MNPVWLQRNKTRRNQVDALNKGKHDQWLEAKKARGNYKHMHLTMEYYSREDILFYYNLADVFTVFDQHFSSALVGTTTNRHFFWTGKLRVFNLFYHHFK, from the coding sequence ATAAATCCTGTATGGTTACAGAGAAACAAAACAAGGAGAAACCAAGTTGATGCTCTTAATAAAGGAAAACACGACCAATGGCTTGAAGCCAAAAAAGCCCGTGGCAATTACAAACATATGCACTTAACCATGGAATATTATTCTCGTGAAGATATTCTTTTTTATTACAATTTGGCCGATGTCTTTACCGTATTCGATCAGCATTTTTCTTCAGCGCTTGTAGGAACAACAACTAACAGGCATTTTTTCTGGACAGGAAAACTACGAGTTTTCAATCTTTTTTATCATCATTTTAAATGA